The following are encoded in a window of Paraburkholderia hospita genomic DNA:
- a CDS encoding RHS repeat-associated core domain-containing protein, translating into MAAHPSTQHERLAERRLRYDAAGQLARIDDRTRGASEYGYDPVGRLLKAVTPDLTEIFAFDPAGNPVDPAKIPPYPDGLETERERTARYAREAAEDAEWMRAHPGQKPFSRHDARGVQDREKVEAWRKSLPKWLDNVMGEYLGVTYEYDAHGKLARRREPGGLTWLYGWDAAGRLKEARRYARPPAAHEVDHQVRTADSVRFVPGKVQPEVSVRLRYDAFGRRTLKEVERAGGGIDRTVFTWDGDLMLLEERFHEAPAGRRDEGLRTYGGVRLVREDSDDAYALPVAQRQHTLGVRRYQWQAASVYLYEPGTFVPLARLDETLEQAAYLATGTDGRFVGYPARTRRATYFYQNDHLGTPQELVDESGKVVWLGRYRAWGALRGAKLANGEAAETGNLIRSQGQYHDEELGLHYNRHRYYEPHSGRFISKDLIGLAGGINVYQYAPNPVAWIDPLGMARIYKDAPYHGTTDNAVKSKAPANGQAALDNSVQVKDTSPRRVGVDTENDELVVMDKTRTHANGDEEFHGHVRCWCDLHNDQQSALRRAGKVTSKGRIK; encoded by the coding sequence ATGGCGGCGCACCCGTCTACGCAACATGAGCGGCTTGCGGAGCGTCGGCTGCGCTATGACGCGGCGGGGCAACTGGCACGCATCGACGACCGCACGCGTGGCGCGTCGGAATACGGTTATGACCCGGTGGGCCGGTTGCTGAAGGCGGTGACGCCTGATCTGACGGAGATTTTTGCGTTCGATCCTGCCGGCAACCCGGTCGATCCGGCGAAGATCCCGCCGTATCCGGACGGGCTGGAAACGGAGCGCGAGCGCACGGCACGGTACGCACGCGAAGCGGCCGAGGATGCGGAGTGGATGCGTGCACATCCCGGGCAGAAGCCGTTCTCGCGCCACGATGCGCGCGGCGTGCAGGATCGCGAGAAGGTGGAGGCGTGGCGTAAGTCGCTGCCGAAGTGGCTCGATAACGTGATGGGCGAGTATCTCGGGGTGACATACGAATACGACGCGCACGGCAAACTTGCGCGGCGCAGGGAGCCGGGCGGGCTGACATGGCTGTATGGGTGGGATGCGGCCGGTCGTCTGAAGGAGGCTCGACGCTATGCGCGGCCGCCTGCGGCGCATGAGGTCGATCATCAGGTGCGGACCGCCGACAGTGTGCGGTTCGTGCCGGGCAAGGTGCAGCCCGAGGTGAGCGTGCGGCTGCGCTATGACGCGTTCGGGCGGCGCACGCTCAAGGAAGTGGAGCGCGCGGGCGGCGGTATCGATCGCACGGTGTTTACGTGGGACGGTGATCTGATGCTGCTCGAGGAGCGGTTTCATGAGGCACCGGCCGGGCGCAGGGATGAGGGGCTGCGTACGTATGGTGGTGTGCGTCTGGTGCGTGAGGACTCCGATGATGCGTACGCGTTACCCGTGGCGCAGCGCCAGCACACGCTGGGGGTGAGGCGGTATCAGTGGCAGGCGGCGTCGGTGTATCTGTACGAGCCGGGCACGTTCGTGCCGCTGGCGCGGCTGGATGAGACGCTGGAGCAGGCGGCGTATCTGGCTACGGGCACGGATGGGCGCTTTGTCGGATATCCCGCGCGGACGCGGCGCGCGACGTACTTTTACCAGAATGATCATCTGGGCACGCCTCAGGAACTGGTGGATGAGTCGGGCAAGGTGGTGTGGCTGGGGCGGTATCGGGCGTGGGGAGCGCTCAGGGGCGCGAAGCTGGCCAATGGGGAGGCGGCTGAAACTGGGAATCTGATACGGTCGCAGGGGCAGTATCATGATGAGGAACTGGGGCTGCACTACAATCGCCATCGGTATTATGAGCCGCACAGTGGGCGGTTTATCAGTAAAGACCTGATTGGGTTGGCGGGTGGGATCAACGTTTATCAATATGCGCCCAATCCGGTCGCGTGGATTGATCCGCTTGGCATGGCACGTATTTACAAAGACGCGCCGTATCACGGAACTACAGATAACGCCGTCAAGAGTAAGGCACCAGCTAATGGACAAGCTGCCCTTGATAACTCAGTACAGGTCAAAGACACGTCGCCGAGGCGCGTAGGCGTTGATACCGAAAATGATGAGCTTGTTGTGATGGACAAGACAAGAACGCATGCTAACGGGGATGAAGAATTCCACGGACACGTGCGTTGCTGGTGTGATCTGCATAATGATCAACAATCTGCGCTGAGAAGGGCCGGGAAGGTCACGAGCAAAGGGAGAATAAAATGA